A region of Sugiyamaella lignohabitans strain CBS 10342 chromosome A, complete sequence DNA encodes the following proteins:
- the TFB2 gene encoding TFIIH/NER complex subunit TFB2 (Subunit of TFIIH and nucleotide excision repair factor 3 complexes; involved in transcription initiation, required for nucleotide excision repair, similar to 52 kDa subunit of human TFIIH; GO_component: GO:0000439 - core TFIIH complex [Evidence IEA]; GO_component: GO:0000439 - core TFIIH complex [Evidence IDA] [PMID 14500720]; GO_component: GO:0000439 - core TFIIH complex [Evidence IDA] [PMID 19818408]; GO_component: GO:0005675 - holo TFIIH complex [Evidence IDA] [PMID 19818408]; GO_component: GO:0000112 - nucleotide-excision repair factor 3 complex [Evidence IPI] [PMID 10681587]; GO_component: GO:0005634 - nucleus [Evidence IEA,IEA,IEA]; GO_function: GO:0004003 - ATP-dependent DNA helicase activity [Evidence IEA]; GO_function: GO:0000990 - core RNA polymerase binding transcription factor activity [Evidence IC] [PMID 19818408]; GO_function: GO:0003690 - double-stranded DNA binding [Evidence IDA] [PMID 19897425]; GO_process: GO:0032508 - DNA duplex unwinding [Evidence IEA]; GO_process: GO:0006281 - DNA repair [Evidence IEA]; GO_process: GO:0006974 - cellular response to DNA damage stimulus [Evidence IEA]; GO_process: GO:0006289 - nucleotide-excision repair [Evidence IEA]; GO_process: GO:0006289 - nucleotide-excision repair [Evidence IMP] [PMID 9235928]; GO_process: GO:0070816 - phosphorylation of RNA polymerase II C-terminal domain [Evidence IDA] [PMID 19450536]; GO_process: GO:0070816 - phosphorylation of RNA polymerase II C-terminal domain [Evidence IDA] [PMID 19679665]; GO_process: GO:0006355 - regulation of transcription, DNA-templated [Evidence IEA]; GO_process: GO:0006366 - transcription from RNA polymerase II promoter [Evidence IDA] [PMID 19818408]; GO_process: GO:0006351 - transcription, DNA-templated [Evidence IEA]): protein MAADDLKSSVKEYLEGLPEVILTRLYESPATCLAVFRLLPALAKMLVMSMLYRDESVHISEIEKFVKTKSRKLQVEALQKLKALHLITEVRRDRSIRLSSTFRNSFRSALTTGPANQSFGVPCETDDKHKVDIAFLDKHASDKWEGILHFMVGTESTGDFGNTAPPPGEGVLSLLHHSGLMENAMGSDMMVGRNESVEGMRISSGGFQFLLQSVNAQIWTLLLQYLNMASNLQMDPVDVLNFIFMLGSLELGKDYSLSALSDTQIKMLEDLRDFGLVYQRKSSSRRFYPTRLATTLTSSDASALRSASSSMDAAINEAGTPPVTTTSSSKSLITNNPGDSGFIILETNFRLYAYTDSPLQIAVLNLFVHLKTRFANMITGQITRDSVRRALINGITADQILTYLSVYAHPQMKKNDPVIPPTVMDQIKLWQLEMDRIRASDGFLYTDFSSFQEYDLVATYAAELGVLEWQDPKRWRFFVSREGNAQVVDFVNRRKAK, encoded by the coding sequence ATGGCGGCCGATGATCTGAAATCAAGTGTCAAGGAGTATTTGGAAGGTCTTCCTGAGGTCATTCTGACTCGGTTGTATGAGTCTCCAGCCACTTGTTTGGCTGTTTTTCGACTTCTTCCTGCTTTGGCTAAGATGCTTGTTATGAGCATGTTGTATCGAGATGAATCAGTTCACATTAGCGAGATTGAGAAATTTGTCAAGACAAAGTCGAGAAAATTACAGGTAGAGGCTCTACAGAAACTCAAAGCATTGCATTTGATCACTGAGGTACGGCGTGATAGAAGTATACGACTCAGTTCTACATTTAGAAATAGTTTCAGGTCGGCTCTGACTACTGGTCCTGCTAACCAGTCGTTTGGTGTCCCTTGTGAGACCGATGATAAACACAAGGTGGATATTGCATTTTTAGATAAGCATGCTAGTGATAAATGGGAGGGGATTCTTCATTTCATGGTCGGTACCGAATCCACTGGTGATTTTGGCAATACGGCTCCTCCTCCTGGTGAAGGTGTTTTATCATTATTACATCATAGCGGGTTAATGGAGAATGCTATGGGGTCTGATATGATGGTTGGTAGGAATGAATCTGTAGAAGGAATGCGTATATCAAGTGGTGGATTCCAATTCCTACTTCAATCGGTTAATGCCCAGATCTGGACCCTGCTACTCCAGTATCTGAATATGGCATCAAATCTGCAAATGGACCCTGTAGACGTTCTTAACTTCATATTCATGCTTGGTTCTTTGGAATTGGGTAAAGATTACTCTCTGTCAGCATTAAGTGATACCCAGATCAAAATGTTGGAAGACTTGCGTGACTTTGGTCTTGTATATCAAAGAAAGTCGTCTTCACGACGGTTTTATCCTACTCGTTTGGCAACGACTCTGACCTCTTCAGATGCTAGTGCACTTCGATCCGCATCGTCATCTATGGATGCTGCTATCAATGAAGCAGGTACTCCTCCTGTAACTACCACTTCGTCGTCTAAATCACTTATCACCAACAATCCTGGAGACTCGGGATTCATCATCCTTGAGACTAATTTCCGGTTATACGCATACACAGATTCACCTCTTCAGATTGCAGTGTTGAACCTCTTTGTTCACTTGAAAACGCGATTCGCAAATATGATCACTGGTCAGATCACTCGAGACTCGGTGCGGAGAGCTCTTATAAATGGTATCACTGCTGACCAGATCCTCACTTATCTAAGTGTCTATGCCCATCCacaaatgaagaaaaacGATCCTGTGATTCCTCCAACTGTTATGGATCAGATCAAGCTGTGGCAACTGGAAATGGATCGGATCAGAGCCAGTGATGGATTTCTGTACACTGACTTTTCCAGCTTCCAGGAGTACGACCTGGTTGCAACATACGCAGCTGAACTCGGTGTACTTGAATGGCAAGACCCCAAACGGTGGCGTTTCTTTGTGTCTCGTGAGGGCAATGCCCAAGTTGTCGACTTTGTCAACCGCCGAAAAGCTAAGTAA
- the MRH4 gene encoding Mrh4p (Mitochondrial ATP-dependent RNA helicase of the DEAD-box family; required for assembly of the large subunit of mitochondrial ribosomes; binds to the large subunit rRNA, 21S_rRNA; localizes to the matrix face of the mitochondrial inner membrane and associates with the large subunit precursor and with mature ribosomes; GO_component: GO:0005762 - mitochondrial large ribosomal subunit [Evidence IDA] [PMID 24206665]; GO_component: GO:0005759 - mitochondrial matrix [Evidence IDA] [PMID 24206665]; GO_component: GO:0005739 - mitochondrion [Evidence IEA,IEA]; GO_component: GO:0005739 - mitochondrion [Evidence IDA] [PMID 12702275]; GO_component: GO:0005739 - mitochondrion [Evidence IDA] [PMID 14576278]; GO_component: GO:0005739 - mitochondrion [Evidence IDA] [PMID 16823961]; GO_function: GO:0005524 - ATP binding [Evidence IEA,IEA]; GO_function: GO:0004004 - ATP-dependent RNA helicase activity [Evidence IMP] [PMID 24206665]; GO_function: GO:0004004 - ATP-dependent RNA helicase activity [Evidence ISS] [PMID 9046088]; GO_function: GO:0008026 - ATP-dependent helicase activity [Evidence IEA]; GO_function: GO:0003723 - RNA binding [Evidence IEA]; GO_function: GO:0004386 - helicase activity [Evidence IEA,IEA]; GO_function: GO:0016787 - hydrolase activity [Evidence IEA]; GO_function: GO:1990400 - mitochondrial ribosomal large subunit rRNA binding [Evidence IDA] [PMID 24206665]; GO_function: GO:0003676 - nucleic acid binding [Evidence IEA]; GO_function: GO:0000166 - nucleotide binding [Evidence IEA]; GO_process: GO:0006200 - ATP catabolic process [Evidence IEA]; GO_process: GO:0016070 - RNA metabolic process [Evidence IMP] [PMID 12702275]; GO_process: GO:1902775 - mitochondrial large ribosomal subunit assembly [Evidence IMP] [PMID 24206665]) has product MNNVPIFRFVSPRSGLYFGTVGSSGVGAFASSLLLRGSSRSYASKIKVSRKLTLSPTVSKQSLKSEKSRSGSGSGSRSKGRSSYGSVRRGRGSQSAKLNNFLPSGSTSVTTTLGSGKFSVLYELDRKSRESHRNVLSKVDSFEALKIESSVRDSIMETVLGHLEIIKPTPIQTLAVKAIQGRRKNPLEQHTWLLAAETGSGKTLAYLAPLLSKLKVEEEEPGWELIKELPGPRAVILVPSAELIAQVDSVIKKIKSTVPLSSVACLPGVSTRYIHSRLAKGIDILICTPDKLAQLSKNSNLAKIQYLQRCKMLVIDEADSLMNDSFRDATLGSIGFMPNLLDLVFCTATIPRQFDRILREKYPDTTRLVTPKIHKLPGHIDFRVVEVFRPPYMDNKMLALKQALFAIYHDGSEDGLTKRVIVFVNRKESVSPLVTELNTSGFISIGIDGTVKPTERKQLIEDFISPAKTIEESGGQKLKVLVTTDLMARGVDTNRVRNIILYDLPLSSADLLHRAGRTGRLGARGRVLLLVNKKESQSWVKGLEKAVRKGLALA; this is encoded by the coding sequence ATGAATAATGTTCCGATATTTAGATTTGTGTCTCCTCGGTCAGGCCTCTACTTTGGAACTGTAGGGAGCTCAGGAGTTGGTGCTTTTGCCAGTTCACTACTGCTTCGCGGCAGTTCCAGATCGTATGCTTCCAAGATTAAAGTGTCGCGAAAACTGACTCTTTCACCAACTGTATCTAAACAGTCTCTTAAAAGTGAAAAGTCCAGGTCGGGTTCAGGATCGGGATCGAGATCAAAAGGCAGATCAAGCTATGGATCAGTGCGTAGAGGCAGAGGCAGTCAATCAGCCAAGCTAAATAATTTTCTTCCCTCAGGGTCGACATCCGTGACTACAACGCTTGGTTCAGGAAAGTTCTCTGTTTTATATGAGCTGGATCGAAAATCAAGAGAGTCTCATCGGAATGTTCTATCAAAAGTAGACAGTTTTGAAGCTCTGAAGATCGAGTCTTCTGTAAGAGATAGTATAATGGAGACTGTTCTAGGCCATCTTGAAATCATCAAACCTACACCCATTCAGACTCTGGCAGTCAAAGCTATTCAGGGACGACGAAAAAATCCCTTGGAACAGCACACGTGGTTGTTAGCAGCCGAAACAGGGTCTGGTAAGACGCTCGCCTATCTTGCACCACTCCTTTCGAAGTTGAAAgtagaggaagaagaaccaggtTGGGAACTTATAAAAGAGCTTCCAGGACCCAGAGCTGTGATCTTAGTACCCAGTGCTGAACTAATAGCTCAAGTAGACTCTGTTATTAAAAAGATAAAGTCTACAGTTCCCTTATCATCTGTAGCATGTCTTCCAGGAGTATCAACACGCTATATCCACTCTCGGCTAGCTAAAGGGATTGACATTCTCATCTGTACACCAGATAAATTAGCTCAATTGTCGAAAAACAGCAATCTGGCCAAGATCCAATACCTCCAGAGATGTAAAATGCTGGTAATCGACGAGGCAGACTCACTGATGAACGATTCGTTCCGAGATGCAACTCTGGGCTCAATTGGATTCATGCCTAATttgctggatctggtgttTTGTACTGCTACTATTCCCAGACAATTTGATAGGATCTTGCGAGAAAAATACCCAGATACCACCCGTCTCGTTACTCCTAAAATACATAAACTGCCTGGACACATTGACTTCCGAGTAGTTGAGGTATTCAGACCTCCATATATGGATAACAAAATGCTTGCCCTCAAACAAGCATTGTTTGCTATATACCACGATGGAAGTGAAGATGGATTGACTAAACGGGTTATAGTTTTTGTGAACCGAAAAGAATCCGTCAGTCCGTTGGTGACGGAACTTAATACTAGCGGATTCATTTCCATTGGTATTGACGGGACAGTCAAGCCAACTGAAAGgaaacaattgattgaAGATTTTATTTCTCCCGCCAAAACCATCGAAGAATCAGGGGGTCAGAAACTTAAAGTGCTGGTAACAACTGATCTTATGGCACGTGGTGTTGACACTAACCGAGTCAGAAACATCATTCTGTATGATCTTCCTCTTTCTTCAGCAGACCTGCTCCACCGTGCTGGACGTACCGGACGATTAGGAGCCCGTGGACGGGTTCTACTGCttgtaaataaaaaagaaagtCAATCATGGGTCAAGGGTCTTGAAAAAGCTGTCCGCAAGGGACTGGCGTTGGCATAG
- the SRP72 gene encoding Srp72p (Core component of the signal recognition particle (SRP); the SRP is a ribonucleoprotein (RNP) complex that functions in targeting nascent secretory proteins to the endoplasmic reticulum (ER) membrane; GO_component: GO:0005737 - cytoplasm [Evidence IEA,IEA]; GO_component: GO:0005783 - endoplasmic reticulum [Evidence IEA]; GO_component: GO:0005789 - endoplasmic reticulum membrane [Evidence IEA]; GO_component: GO:0016020 - membrane [Evidence IEA]; GO_component: GO:0005634 - nucleus [Evidence IEA,IEA]; GO_component: GO:0030529 - ribonucleoprotein complex [Evidence IEA]; GO_component: GO:0048500 - signal recognition particle [Evidence IEA]; GO_component: GO:0005786 - signal recognition particle, endoplasmic reticulum targeting [Evidence IEA]; GO_component: GO:0005786 - signal recognition particle, endoplasmic reticulum targeting [Evidence IDA] [PMID 7925282]; GO_function: GO:0008312 - 7S RNA binding [Evidence IEA]; GO_function: GO:0005048 - signal sequence binding [Evidence IPI] [PMID 7925282]; GO_process: GO:0006614 - SRP-dependent cotranslational protein targeting to membrane [Evidence IEA]; GO_process: GO:0006617 - SRP-dependent cotranslational protein targeting to membrane, signal sequence recognition [Evidence IC] [PMID 7925282]; GO_process: GO:0045047 - protein targeting to ER [Evidence IPI] [PMID 7925282]) yields MGKNQSLEDLLDQLKIHSKSEDHERVLECAGNILKQSPNDKNALHSKLVTLIKLDKFSQALKLVKDSQQLETSFPVEYAYVLYKTENFEELHEKFDSFKGDGQSGLATRAILHILAQARYRQEDLAKAEEIYKKIIKPSSVDASIGNEKSDLLVNQSAVSALQAVLGTGSSNSSVPSNKRDLSYDHLFNIATEQIGLGNFSTSLELLREAQLACKDAPYLQTPQEIAEEVAPILIQAAYVNSILGNKTEAKSILEESVNLQGLSPGLVKLIGTNNLLALRDVDEDVTIENDIDKTVTSAEALSQSVNAVKTALKSLIELEKSSTNDADINVRINSLQKSLLSHNKLILQLRSGRDITTPANHLVSKDPTKVGVKSLSLFAKLSDSEQDNTGVVSNEKSTVKKLRQLLAQSSAPLTLPISLTLAQVYINSNKLDSAAEVLESTFNNNVKPDNVHYKSPYLPGLIGSLVSIYTLQNRPKAAVDLIAESFKSWSSSSSSIETDLTLPASILAESDVHEYRSLAFDYFKNEYSLHPESASISAGLLSTGNETAVENYESILGKSSLIAIQQLTESIDVNSLNESGVAPLLKRGASSTFTEASTKRRKVTKTKRRSKLPKDYDAAKQPDPERWLPKRDRSTWKPKRKDKRNAKQSTQGGAVDNTTELGIQTPTTSVVQSKSSSAASKNKKKKKAKR; encoded by the coding sequence ATGGGCAAAAACCAATCGCTCGAGGACCTCCTCGACCAGCTGAAAATCCACTCGAAATCAGAAGATCATGAAAGAGTTCTGGAATGCGCTGGTAATATACTCAAACAGTCTCCAAATGACAAGAATGCCTTGCATTCTAAGCTCGTTACATTGATCAAGCTCGACAAGTTTTCTCAGGCTCTCAAGCTTGTTAAAGACAGCCAACAACTGGAAACCAGCTTCCCTGTGGAGTACGCATATGTTCTTTACAAGACTGAGAACTTCGAGGAGCTCCATGAGAAATTCGACTCTTTCAAAGGAGATGGCCAGTCTGGCCTTGCAACAAGAGCCATTCTTCACATTCTGGCACAGGCCAGATACCGTCAGGAAGACTTGGCTAAGGCAGAGGAAATTTACAAAAAGATTATCAAGCCTTCTTCGGTTGATGCTAGCATAGGCAATGAGAAGTCTGATTTGCTTGTCAATCAATCAGCAGTGAGTGCGTTACAGGCTGTTTTAGGTACTGGATCTTCGAATTCTTCCGTCCCTTCAAACAAAAGAGACTTGTCATATGACCATCTGTTCAACATTGCAACTGAACAAATCGGCTTGGGTAACTTTTCTACGTCTTTGGAGCTGCTGCGGGAAGCTCAGTTAGCTTGTAAAGATGCTCCTTACCTTCAAACTCCTCAAGAAATCGCCGAGGAAGTGGCTCCAATTCTCATCCAAGCCGCTTATGTGAATAGCATTCTAGGTAACAAAACAGAGGCTAAATCAATTCTCGAGGAGTCTGTCAATCTTCAGGGTCTTAGTCCTGGACTTGTAAAACTTATTGGTACCAATAACCTCCTAGCCTTGAGGgatgttgacgaagatgtGACCATTGAGAATGATATCGACAAAACTGTTACATCTGCGGAGGCACTTTCTCAGTCTGTCAATGCAGTCAAGACAGCACTTAAATCGCTCATTGAGTTGGAAAAGAGCTCCACAAATGATGCTGACATCAATGTTCGGATTAATAGTCTACAGAAAAGTCTTCTATCACACAATAAGCTTATTTTACAGCTGCGATCTGGTAGAGATATTACGACTCCAGCCAACCATCTGGTTAGTAAAGACCCCACGAAAGTCGGTGTCAAGTCTTTGTCTTTATTTGCTAAACTCAGTGATAGCGAACAAGACAATACTGGAGTCGtttcaaatgaaaaatCCACTGTCAAAAAGCTTCGTCAACTTCTTGCACAATCTTCAGCGCCTTTGACCTTGCCAATCTCCCTGACTTTGGCTCAGGTttatatcaacagcaacaagctTGACTCGGCGGCTGAAGTGCTCGAATCGactttcaacaacaatgtTAAACCTGACAATGTTCATTATAAGTCGCCATATCTTCCAGGATTAATAGGCTCACTTGTAAGCATCTACACCTTGCAAAACCGACCAaaggctgctgttgatcTTATTGCCGAATCATTTAAATCCtggtcgtcgtcgtcatcttctaTTGAGACGGATCTCACCCTTCCAGCTTCAATTCTTGCCGAGTCTGATGTTCATGAATACCGATCTTTAGCATTTGACTACTTCAAAAATGAATATAGTCTGCACCCTGAATCTGCATCCATATCTGCTGGTCTTTTAAGCACCGGTAACGAgactgctgttgaaaaTTACGAATCCATTCTAGGCAAGTCCTCGCTCATTGCTATTCAACAACTCACAGAATCCATTGATGTCAATTCCCTTAATGAATCTGGTGTTGCTCCTCTGCTAAAACGTGGTGCCTCATCTACCTTTACTGAGGCTTCTACGAAACGTCGCAAGGTCACTAAAACCAAACGTCGTTCGAAACTGCCTAAGGATTATGATGCCGCTAAGCAACCTGACCCTGAACGTTGGCTTCCCAAACGTGACCGGAGCACCTGGAAGCCCAAACGAAAAGACAAGCGTAATGCTAAACAATCCACGCAAGGTGGTGCTGTCGACAATACCACTGAATTGGGTATCCAAACCCCGACCACTTCAGTTGTCCAGTCCAAGTCTtcctctgctgcctctaaaaataaaaagaagaagaaggctaAGCGTTAA
- the NIP7 gene encoding Nip7p (Nucleolar protein required for 60S ribosome subunit biogenesis; constituent of 66S pre-ribosomal particles; physically interacts with Nop8p and the exosome subunit Rrp43p; GO_component: GO:0005737 - cytoplasm [Evidence IEA,IEA]; GO_component: GO:0005737 - cytoplasm [Evidence IDA] [PMID 9271378]; GO_component: GO:0005730 - nucleolus [Evidence IEA]; GO_component: GO:0005730 - nucleolus [Evidence IDA] [PMID 14562095]; GO_component: GO:0005634 - nucleus [Evidence IEA,IEA]; GO_component: GO:0005634 - nucleus [Evidence IDA] [PMID 14562095]; GO_component: GO:0005634 - nucleus [Evidence IDA] [PMID 9271378]; GO_component: GO:0030687 - preribosome, large subunit precursor [Evidence IDA] [PMID 11583614]; GO_component: GO:0030687 - preribosome, large subunit precursor [Evidence IDA] [PMID 17443350]; GO_component: GO:0030687 - preribosome, large subunit precursor [Evidence IDA] [PMID 22735702]; GO_component: GO:0030687 - preribosome, large subunit precursor [Evidence IDA] [PMID 23212245]; GO_function: GO:0003723 - RNA binding [Evidence IEA,IEA]; GO_function: GO:0003674 - molecular_function [Evidence ND]; GO_process: GO:1902626 - assembly of large subunit precursor of preribosome [Evidence IMP] [PMID 22735702]; GO_process: GO:0000463 - maturation of LSU-rRNA from tricistronic rRNA transcript (SSU-rRNA, 5.8S rRNA, LSU-rRNA) [Evidence IMP] [PMID 9271378]; GO_process: GO:0042273 - ribosomal large subunit biogenesis [Evidence IMP] [PMID 9271378]; GO_process: GO:0042255 - ribosome assembly [Evidence IEA]; GO_process: GO:0042254 - ribosome biogenesis [Evidence IEA]): protein MRQLTEEETKVVFEKLAGYIGRNIAALINRSDELYCFRVQKDRVYYVSEKLAKLATCVARPNLMSLGVCLGKFTKTGKFRLHVTSLEILAKHAQHKVWIKPNGEMPFLYGNHVLKAHVGRMSEDIPEHSGLIVYAMNDVPLGFGVAAKSTAESRRVEPNAIVTFRQSDIGEYLREEDSLFA, encoded by the coding sequence ATGAGACAGctgactgaagaagaaactaAAGTGGTATTTGAAAAGCTTGCAGGCTATATTGGCCGAAATATCGCAGCTTTGATTAACCGATCAGATGAATTATACTGTTTCAGAGTGCAGAAAGACCGAGTTTACTATGTAAGCGAGAAGCTGGCTAAGCTCGCTACTTGTGTGGCTCGTCCTAATCTTATGTCACTGGGTGTCTGTCTCGGAAAGTTCACAAAAACTGGAAAGTTTAGACTCCACGTCACATCATTAGAAATCCTTGCCAAACATGCCCAACACAAGGTCTGGATCAAACCTAACGGAGAGATGCCTTTCTTATACGGTAACCACGTTTTAAAAGCCCATGTTGGTAGAATGAGCGAAGATATTCCAGAACACAGCGGACTAATAGTATATGCAATGAACGATGTTCCACTGGGATTTGGTGTTGCTGCCAAATCGACGGCTGAATCCCGACGAGTTGAGCCCAACGCTATTGTCACCTTTAGACAGAGTGATATTGGCGAGTATCTCCGTGAAGAAGATTCTCTCTTCGCCTAA